The following proteins are encoded in a genomic region of Streptomyces gobiensis:
- a CDS encoding NTP pyrophosphohydrolase — protein sequence MEALPLIVVDAANVVGSVPDGWWRDRRGATERLRDRLAGYATAGLADWPGPVEIVLVVEGAARGVESTDAVRVVAAPGSGDDRIVRLAEEEGRGRRCLVVTADRELRHRVRELGAEVAGARTVAGP from the coding sequence ATGGAAGCACTGCCCCTGATCGTCGTCGACGCCGCCAATGTCGTCGGGTCCGTACCCGACGGCTGGTGGCGCGACCGGCGGGGCGCCACCGAGCGGCTACGGGACCGGCTGGCCGGCTATGCCACGGCGGGGCTCGCCGACTGGCCGGGCCCGGTGGAGATCGTGCTGGTGGTGGAGGGCGCCGCCCGTGGAGTGGAGTCCACTGACGCGGTACGGGTGGTGGCCGCCCCGGGCAGCGGTGACGACCGGATCGTCCGGCTCGCCGAGGAGGAGGGGCGGGGCCGCCGCTGCCTTGTGGTGACCGCCGACCGGGAGCTGCGCCACCGGGTACGGGAGCTGGGCGCCGAGGTGGCCGGGGCACGGACGGTCGCAGGCCCCTAG
- the galE gene encoding UDP-glucose 4-epimerase GalE → MTYLITGGAGYIGAHVVRAMTQAGERVVVLDDLSTGDRNRVPEQVPFVLGSTLDRALLDRTIAGHAVTGVVHLAAKKQVGESVELPLHYYKENVQGLQVLLEAIAAGGVRQLVFSSSAAVYGMPDVDLVTEDTPCVPMSPYGETKLVGEWMARAAGRAHGISTACLRYFNVAGAATPELADTGVFNLVPMVFEKLTVGQAPQIFGDDYPTPDGTCVRDYIHVEDLADAHLVAARALAAQSADAAAATDASAAASGTARDLTLNIGRGEGVSVREMVDLIAEVTGHTEIAATVTPRRPGDPARVVAAADAIADELGWTARHDVRAMVTSAWEGWCLHHPEASAAVVPS, encoded by the coding sequence ATGACCTACCTCATCACTGGCGGTGCCGGTTATATCGGAGCCCATGTCGTGCGTGCCATGACGCAGGCCGGCGAACGGGTCGTCGTCCTTGACGATCTGTCGACCGGGGACCGGAACCGGGTGCCGGAGCAGGTGCCGTTCGTCCTCGGCTCCACCCTCGACCGGGCGCTGCTGGACCGTACGATCGCCGGGCACGCCGTCACCGGCGTCGTACATCTGGCGGCGAAGAAGCAGGTCGGTGAGTCCGTTGAACTGCCGCTGCACTACTACAAGGAGAACGTCCAGGGTCTCCAGGTGCTGCTGGAGGCCATCGCCGCGGGCGGCGTACGGCAGTTGGTGTTCTCCTCCTCGGCCGCCGTCTACGGGATGCCGGATGTGGACCTCGTCACCGAGGACACTCCCTGTGTGCCGATGAGCCCCTATGGCGAGACCAAGCTGGTCGGCGAGTGGATGGCCCGGGCGGCCGGCCGGGCGCACGGCATCTCCACCGCCTGTCTGCGCTACTTCAATGTCGCGGGTGCGGCGACGCCCGAGCTCGCCGACACCGGGGTGTTCAATCTCGTCCCGATGGTCTTTGAAAAGCTCACCGTGGGCCAGGCCCCGCAGATCTTCGGCGATGACTACCCCACGCCGGACGGCACCTGCGTCCGTGACTACATTCATGTGGAGGACCTTGCCGACGCCCATCTGGTCGCCGCCCGCGCCCTCGCCGCCCAGTCTGCCGATGCCGCCGCTGCCACCGATGCCAGCGCTGCCGCCAGTGGCACGGCGCGGGATCTCACCCTGAACATCGGCCGTGGGGAGGGTGTCTCCGTCCGGGAGATGGTCGACCTGATCGCCGAGGTCACCGGCCACACGGAGATCGCCGCCACGGTCACCCCACGCCGCCCCGGCGATCCCGCGCGGGTCGTCGCCGCCGCTGACGCGATCGCCGATGAGCTGGGCTGGACCGCCCGACATGATGTGCGCGCCATGGTCACCTCCGCCTGGGAGGGCTGGTGCCTGCACCACCCGGAGGCCTCGGCAGCGGTCGTGCCAAGCTGA